From the Rhodococcus sp. NBC_00297 genome, one window contains:
- a CDS encoding non-ribosomal peptide synthetase encodes MQSFDTARVANRSVGIAEATDAEDDGAREDGPAPVPDAVPLTAAQRGIWFAQQLAGSVPVSIAHYVDLRGPVDAAALEAAMISVGRQFGSGFVRIVEEDGVPAQVVDLSITDTVRFLDLREDATPVETAIEWMRAECAAPLDMTSDRLVVTYLIRVEDERYFWYCRIHHIVLDGFGAMTMIRQVAAHYTALVEGREPTPTRAGDLRTVYDDDVAYRESTRFENDRRHWAEKFETLPTGVSYVDSTAPVSVPCRAASGRTPVEVAESLAKGVDSLGTTTVTLAIAAFSAFVSRTTGTTDVVLSLPVSGRASAVLRRSGGMVSNVVPLVVRVDAAATVSDVIDRVQRELTGALRRQRYRHEDIRRDAGEMTNTRGLFGPTVNLMMFDNEIVLGDVRGSYHVLTTGPVEDLSINLYPAPGDGDELQIDFESNPNLYTQQRVEDLRSRFLDYLRRFSHSAADGRVLDIEVLSPHERATLVPARGASSVRPRRFVDVIDDAVAGSPDAIAVETAHGALTYAQMDASANRIARLLVSRGAGPETTVAIALPRSLHSILSTWAVARTGAAFLPIDPALPTARILHLVSDSGAVLGITDTTRAGSLPDALDWLAIDAVETDRLVSQYSPARVTDAHRLSPIHLETPAWMIYTSGSTGLPKGVVVGNGGVANLTRDIALRLDVESSSRVLALASPSFDSSLFEMLSALSRSATLVVSPADVFGGEELARYLSEKAVTHVTITPAALASVDPDGLDHVQHVVTAGEACPPDLVARWGTGRRMYNAYGPTEITMISHMSRPLDPAAPITVGRLVRGASCLVLDPWLRPVPEGVVGELYLSGPSVARGYVHAPGVTSGRFVASPYEPGARMYRTGDLVRWSADTEIAYVGRADFQIKIRGMRVELGEVDAVLSMHESVRASVTIAHRPSSGSLALASYVVLQDGRTVDSDEIHRFAVQSLPSHMVPSSVMVLDALPITVQGKIDRRSLPEPVVEVHEFRAPSMPVEEIVASVFGELLGVDRVGRDDDFFALGGNSLIATRAVARLGKALDTTVTVRTLFEAPSVAALAARVQFESGVPPRPPLVRRTAADSDALEDAPPLSYAQRRMWFLNRFDPTSAAYNIPFAVRLVGDLDVPALQVAMLDVIDRHESLRTMYPDTPNGPVQVALTAESIVPDLTPVDVHENALPSAVAALAGRAFDVTEEVPVAATLFRTAYDTHVLAVVVHHISADGASMAPLARDLMAAYSARVSWFAPTWAPLPVQYADFSVWQRDALGDENDPESVIAQQERYWLTALADLPDELPFPVDRSRPTEPTYAGASHTFSIEPELHAALVDVARAHSSTLFMVVHSILAIVLARHSGTDDVTVGTPVAGRGDAAVDDMIGMFVNTLALRTRVDVGTGYRDLLAHIREQDLGAFAHADVPFERLVEVIDPPRSRARHPIFQVLLSFQNLGQAHFELTDLRLETVEFDLGVAKFDLQFTLVDSLTPLGAPDGLAATIAYATDLFDRETIGSLAERFVAVARAVAADPDVVLDEIDLLGGVERERITAPVLPEGTTEAVSLTSRFRRRAAENPDATALVDAAGSHTYGDFAARVNRVARSLVERGVGPEVAVVVALPRSVDALVAVYAVLEAGGAYVPVDPEQPAARIDQIVAATAARCVVVAEPDALPVAGERAVSLATLDDPSVSSAPLTDADRTGAVRAGTTAYVIFTSGSTGVPKGVSVPHGAVTHQVDWFARTYALTENDVVLAKTPMTFDVSVWEMFATLAVGGTLAVADADGHRDPEYLMRAISRYGVTAVSFVPSMFAVFTEAADDYACRSLRLVFLAGEALGRAAVDTFREKCDIDVHNLYGPTEFAVHATAHPVGRGEPPSVPIGIPVDGTAALVLDGRFRPVPDGVVGELYLSGVQAARGYHGRPDLTADRFVALPGHDGARMYRTGDLARWNHHGHLEFAGRVDHQVKLRGLRIELGEVEAAVSASSRVARSVAIVRDDTLVAYVVPAPGATVDTDLLRADAARILPAYMVPVVVVLDALPVSASGKLDRSALPDPVVDVQRYRAPRTQEQRVVAEVLAELLGVERVGLNDNFFALGGNSLVATRVAARIGDELGVRVPLRAVFDAATVADLADSLDTVVTTSRHLTSTPRPEVVPLAPAQQRLWLANRVDPTAATYNLPMGLRLTGPLDVDALRVAVDDVVARHETLRTVYPDVDGHGRQSVLAPVGRPLTPIPVTEAELAARVVAAATTPFDVTTQVPLRVELFRLGDEEHVLVVVVHHIAADGFSIAPLTVDVVTAFASRTAGVLPAWTPLEVQYADYALWHRTLLGDPADPESVSARQLAYWRETLAGLPGELSLPQDRPRPPAPSGVGASVRFEIPAQTYELVRDLARERRATPFMVVHAALSVALSRISGSTDICVGTAVAGRGSAELDPLVGMLVNTLVLRLAVDEDASVVDLVDDARGVALSAFAHADVPFDTVVDTVAPARSSSLFRVALAYQNTERSEIDLAGLHVEQLQNPFDPAQFDLTLTIEDSPHREHSDPVTGIVTYATDLFDEATAATFATVFSSALDAVVADPGGAVSSIALASGPSTDADEPVAAAVQTSRPQPVDLASMITASVEADPGAPAYARGEFEISWAEMDARSNRIARVLLAEGGGPGRPVTPLVEAPEDRIAATWAAAKIGATLTDADTAIRVTSDDRFTQGPVGPLSAADGIVSAGPGDPLVALGDATLTHAALASCITADSLQVTYESRVAVAAGAPLDLEVLAVVVAAAAGATTVSLDASDDLADALADEWVTHVVLSESQLASLDTQGLDDLEVIVVSDADQAPAAAPLDVTVLTGTALRG; translated from the coding sequence GTGCAGTCGTTCGACACCGCGCGCGTAGCGAACCGAAGCGTCGGTATCGCCGAGGCGACGGACGCGGAGGACGACGGCGCCCGTGAGGACGGCCCCGCGCCCGTTCCCGACGCGGTTCCCCTGACCGCGGCTCAGCGCGGGATCTGGTTCGCTCAGCAGCTCGCCGGCTCCGTGCCGGTGTCGATAGCCCACTACGTCGACCTGCGTGGACCGGTCGACGCGGCGGCTCTCGAGGCGGCGATGATCTCGGTCGGCCGGCAGTTCGGGTCCGGGTTCGTGCGCATCGTCGAGGAGGACGGAGTGCCGGCCCAGGTGGTCGACCTGTCCATCACCGACACGGTGCGTTTCCTCGATCTGCGCGAGGATGCGACTCCCGTCGAGACGGCGATCGAGTGGATGCGCGCCGAGTGCGCCGCGCCCCTCGACATGACCTCCGACCGGCTGGTCGTCACCTACCTGATCAGGGTCGAGGACGAGCGCTACTTCTGGTACTGCCGGATCCACCACATCGTGTTGGACGGCTTCGGTGCGATGACCATGATCCGCCAGGTCGCGGCGCACTACACCGCGCTCGTCGAGGGCCGCGAGCCGACGCCGACGCGGGCGGGCGACCTCCGCACGGTCTACGACGACGACGTCGCCTACCGCGAGTCGACGCGATTCGAGAACGATCGCCGCCACTGGGCCGAGAAGTTCGAGACGCTCCCCACCGGAGTCTCGTACGTCGACAGCACCGCACCGGTCTCGGTGCCGTGCAGGGCTGCGTCGGGACGCACTCCCGTCGAGGTCGCGGAATCTCTCGCGAAGGGTGTCGACTCGCTCGGCACCACCACGGTCACGCTGGCCATCGCCGCGTTCTCGGCGTTCGTCTCCCGCACCACCGGAACCACCGACGTCGTGCTGTCCCTCCCCGTGTCGGGCCGCGCGAGCGCGGTCCTGCGGCGCTCGGGCGGCATGGTCTCCAACGTCGTTCCCCTCGTCGTCCGCGTCGACGCCGCCGCCACCGTGTCCGACGTCATCGACCGCGTGCAGCGCGAACTCACCGGTGCGCTGCGCCGACAGCGGTACCGGCACGAGGACATCCGGCGCGACGCGGGTGAGATGACGAACACGCGCGGCCTCTTCGGTCCCACCGTGAACCTGATGATGTTCGACAACGAGATCGTGCTCGGCGACGTTCGTGGGTCGTACCACGTGCTCACCACCGGCCCGGTCGAGGATCTCTCGATCAACCTGTACCCGGCTCCCGGCGACGGCGACGAGCTGCAGATCGACTTCGAGTCCAACCCGAACCTCTACACCCAGCAGCGCGTCGAGGACCTGCGGTCGCGGTTCCTCGACTACCTCCGGCGCTTCTCGCACAGCGCTGCGGACGGCCGGGTCCTCGACATCGAGGTCCTCTCCCCGCACGAGCGCGCCACCCTGGTGCCCGCGCGGGGAGCATCGAGCGTTCGACCCCGGCGATTCGTCGACGTCATCGACGACGCCGTCGCAGGGTCGCCCGACGCCATCGCGGTCGAGACGGCGCACGGCGCCCTCACCTACGCGCAGATGGACGCCTCGGCGAACCGCATCGCTCGACTGCTCGTCTCCCGCGGCGCGGGGCCGGAGACCACCGTGGCGATCGCCCTCCCACGGTCGCTGCACTCGATTCTCAGCACGTGGGCCGTGGCGCGAACGGGCGCGGCGTTCCTGCCGATCGACCCGGCGCTGCCCACCGCGCGCATCCTGCACCTCGTCTCCGACTCCGGGGCCGTCCTCGGGATCACCGACACCACCCGCGCGGGCAGCCTCCCCGATGCGCTCGACTGGCTCGCGATCGACGCCGTCGAGACCGACCGGCTGGTGTCGCAGTACTCGCCGGCGCGCGTCACCGACGCGCATCGGCTCTCGCCGATCCACCTCGAGACTCCGGCCTGGATGATCTACACCTCCGGATCGACCGGTCTCCCGAAGGGCGTCGTCGTCGGCAACGGCGGTGTCGCGAACCTGACGCGGGACATCGCTCTGCGTCTGGACGTCGAGTCGTCCTCCCGTGTCCTGGCCCTGGCCTCGCCCAGCTTCGACTCGTCGTTGTTCGAGATGCTCTCCGCCCTGAGCCGGTCGGCGACGCTGGTGGTGTCGCCGGCGGACGTCTTCGGCGGCGAGGAACTCGCGCGCTACCTGTCGGAGAAGGCGGTCACCCACGTGACCATCACCCCCGCCGCGCTGGCCTCCGTCGATCCGGACGGGCTCGATCACGTGCAGCACGTCGTCACCGCAGGCGAGGCCTGCCCACCCGATCTCGTGGCGCGGTGGGGTACCGGCCGACGCATGTACAACGCGTACGGACCCACCGAGATCACCATGATCAGCCACATGTCGCGGCCGCTGGATCCGGCCGCGCCGATCACCGTCGGCCGCCTGGTGCGCGGAGCATCGTGCCTCGTTCTCGATCCGTGGCTCCGGCCCGTGCCCGAGGGCGTCGTCGGCGAGTTGTATCTGTCGGGACCGTCCGTCGCGCGGGGCTACGTCCATGCACCCGGCGTCACGTCGGGGCGCTTCGTCGCGTCGCCGTACGAGCCGGGCGCACGGATGTACCGCACGGGCGATCTGGTGCGCTGGTCGGCCGACACCGAGATCGCGTACGTCGGCCGAGCCGACTTCCAGATCAAGATCCGCGGGATGCGCGTCGAACTCGGCGAGGTCGACGCGGTGCTGTCGATGCACGAGAGCGTCCGCGCGTCCGTGACCATCGCGCACCGACCGTCGTCCGGCTCCCTCGCGCTCGCGTCCTACGTCGTCCTGCAGGACGGCCGCACCGTCGACAGCGACGAGATCCACCGCTTCGCCGTGCAGAGTCTGCCGTCGCACATGGTGCCGTCGTCGGTGATGGTGCTCGACGCGCTCCCCATCACCGTCCAGGGCAAGATCGACCGGCGGAGTCTGCCCGAACCGGTCGTCGAGGTGCACGAGTTCCGGGCGCCGTCCATGCCGGTCGAGGAGATCGTCGCGTCGGTGTTCGGCGAGCTGCTCGGCGTCGACCGGGTCGGTCGCGACGACGACTTCTTCGCCCTCGGCGGGAACTCGTTGATCGCCACTCGCGCGGTCGCGCGACTCGGCAAGGCTCTGGACACCACGGTGACCGTGCGGACGCTGTTCGAGGCGCCGTCGGTGGCGGCCCTGGCGGCACGGGTGCAGTTCGAGTCCGGAGTCCCGCCGCGGCCACCCCTGGTCCGCCGCACGGCCGCCGACTCGGACGCTCTCGAGGACGCGCCGCCGTTGTCGTACGCGCAGCGCCGCATGTGGTTCCTCAACCGATTCGATCCGACGTCGGCCGCCTACAACATCCCGTTCGCCGTCCGGTTGGTCGGCGATCTCGACGTGCCGGCGCTGCAGGTGGCGATGCTCGACGTCATCGATCGGCACGAGTCGCTCCGCACGATGTATCCGGACACCCCGAACGGTCCCGTGCAGGTCGCACTGACGGCGGAGTCGATCGTTCCCGACCTCACCCCGGTCGACGTCCACGAGAACGCGCTGCCGTCCGCGGTGGCCGCGCTCGCCGGTCGTGCGTTCGACGTGACGGAGGAGGTCCCCGTCGCGGCGACCCTGTTCCGGACCGCGTACGACACGCACGTGCTCGCCGTCGTCGTGCACCACATCTCCGCGGACGGCGCCTCGATGGCTCCGCTCGCCCGCGATCTCATGGCGGCCTACAGCGCCCGGGTGTCGTGGTTCGCACCGACCTGGGCACCGCTTCCCGTCCAGTACGCCGACTTCTCGGTGTGGCAGCGCGACGCCCTGGGCGACGAGAACGATCCCGAGTCGGTCATCGCGCAGCAGGAGCGGTACTGGCTCACCGCGCTCGCCGACCTGCCGGACGAGCTGCCCTTCCCGGTCGACCGGTCGCGGCCCACCGAGCCGACGTATGCCGGTGCGTCGCACACCTTCTCGATCGAACCGGAGCTTCACGCGGCGCTCGTCGACGTGGCGCGCGCCCACAGCTCCACGCTGTTCATGGTCGTGCACTCGATCCTCGCGATCGTGCTCGCACGCCACTCGGGCACGGACGACGTGACGGTGGGGACACCGGTCGCCGGTCGCGGCGACGCCGCCGTCGACGACATGATCGGCATGTTCGTCAACACCCTCGCGCTGCGTACCCGCGTCGACGTCGGCACCGGATACCGCGACCTGCTCGCCCACATCCGCGAGCAGGACCTCGGTGCCTTCGCCCACGCCGACGTCCCGTTCGAGCGGCTCGTGGAGGTCATCGATCCGCCGCGCTCACGTGCGCGGCACCCCATCTTCCAGGTGCTCCTGTCGTTCCAGAATCTCGGCCAGGCGCACTTCGAGCTGACCGACCTGCGCCTCGAGACCGTCGAGTTCGATCTGGGTGTGGCCAAGTTCGACCTGCAGTTCACCCTCGTGGACTCCCTGACACCGCTCGGAGCTCCGGACGGTCTCGCCGCGACCATCGCGTACGCGACGGACCTGTTCGACCGGGAGACCATCGGGTCCCTCGCGGAACGTTTCGTGGCCGTCGCCCGCGCGGTGGCCGCGGATCCCGATGTCGTCCTCGACGAGATCGACCTGCTCGGCGGAGTGGAACGCGAGCGCATCACGGCGCCCGTGTTGCCGGAGGGGACCACGGAGGCGGTCTCGCTGACCTCGCGATTCCGTCGGCGCGCAGCCGAGAACCCCGATGCGACGGCACTCGTCGACGCCGCGGGTTCGCACACGTACGGAGACTTCGCGGCGCGCGTGAATCGCGTCGCCCGATCCCTGGTCGAGCGTGGCGTCGGCCCGGAGGTCGCCGTCGTCGTCGCTCTCCCTCGCTCGGTCGACGCACTCGTCGCGGTGTACGCCGTGCTCGAGGCCGGTGGCGCGTACGTCCCCGTGGATCCGGAGCAGCCTGCGGCCCGCATCGATCAGATCGTCGCCGCCACCGCGGCGCGCTGCGTTGTCGTGGCCGAGCCCGACGCACTCCCGGTGGCGGGCGAGAGAGCCGTGTCGTTGGCGACACTCGACGATCCGTCCGTCTCGTCCGCTCCGCTGACCGACGCCGACCGGACGGGCGCCGTGCGCGCCGGCACCACCGCCTACGTCATCTTCACGTCCGGCTCGACGGGTGTGCCGAAGGGTGTGTCCGTCCCGCACGGTGCCGTCACGCACCAGGTGGACTGGTTCGCGCGCACCTATGCGCTGACCGAGAACGACGTGGTGCTCGCCAAGACCCCGATGACCTTCGACGTCTCGGTGTGGGAGATGTTCGCGACACTGGCGGTCGGGGGCACCCTCGCCGTCGCCGATGCCGACGGTCACCGTGATCCCGAGTACCTGATGCGGGCAATCTCGCGGTACGGCGTGACGGCCGTGTCGTTCGTCCCGTCGATGTTCGCCGTCTTCACCGAGGCCGCTGACGACTACGCCTGCCGCTCACTGCGTCTGGTGTTCCTGGCAGGCGAGGCCCTCGGTCGCGCCGCGGTGGACACGTTCCGCGAGAAGTGCGACATCGACGTGCACAACCTGTACGGCCCCACCGAGTTCGCGGTCCACGCGACGGCACATCCGGTCGGGCGGGGCGAACCGCCGTCCGTGCCGATCGGGATCCCGGTCGACGGCACCGCCGCGCTCGTGCTCGACGGTCGCTTCCGGCCCGTGCCGGACGGTGTCGTGGGCGAGCTGTATCTGTCCGGCGTCCAGGCGGCGCGGGGGTATCACGGGCGTCCGGACCTGACGGCGGACCGGTTCGTCGCACTGCCCGGCCACGACGGTGCGCGCATGTACCGCACCGGTGACCTTGCCCGGTGGAATCACCACGGCCATCTCGAGTTCGCGGGGCGCGTCGACCACCAGGTCAAGCTGCGTGGACTGCGCATCGAACTCGGCGAGGTGGAGGCGGCGGTCTCCGCGTCGTCGCGCGTCGCCCGTTCGGTCGCCATCGTCCGCGACGACACGCTCGTCGCCTACGTCGTGCCCGCGCCGGGAGCGACCGTCGACACCGACCTGCTCCGAGCGGACGCGGCGCGCATCCTGCCGGCGTACATGGTGCCGGTCGTGGTCGTCCTGGACGCGCTGCCCGTCAGCGCGAGCGGCAAGCTCGATCGCTCGGCGCTGCCCGACCCGGTGGTGGACGTGCAGCGATACCGCGCACCGCGTACGCAGGAGCAACGCGTCGTGGCCGAGGTCCTCGCGGAACTCCTGGGCGTGGAGCGCGTCGGGCTCAACGACAACTTCTTCGCTCTCGGCGGGAACTCGCTGGTAGCGACCCGCGTCGCGGCCCGCATCGGAGACGAGTTGGGTGTGCGGGTGCCGTTGCGCGCCGTCTTCGACGCGGCCACGGTGGCAGACCTCGCGGACAGCCTCGACACCGTCGTCACCACCAGCCGACACCTGACGTCGACTCCCCGCCCCGAGGTCGTTCCTCTCGCTCCGGCACAGCAACGGCTCTGGCTCGCCAACCGTGTCGATCCGACGGCGGCGACCTACAACCTGCCGATGGGCCTGCGGCTCACGGGACCACTCGATGTGGATGCCCTGCGCGTCGCGGTCGACGACGTCGTCGCCCGACACGAGACGCTGCGCACCGTCTACCCCGACGTCGACGGTCACGGGCGTCAGTCCGTGCTCGCACCGGTGGGCCGGCCGCTGACCCCGATCCCGGTGACGGAGGCCGAGCTCGCGGCGCGTGTGGTGGCGGCGGCGACCACGCCGTTCGACGTGACGACGCAGGTGCCGCTGCGCGTCGAGTTGTTCCGCCTCGGCGACGAGGAGCACGTGCTCGTCGTGGTCGTGCACCACATCGCGGCCGACGGCTTCTCGATCGCGCCCCTCACCGTCGACGTCGTGACGGCATTCGCGTCGCGCACGGCGGGCGTGCTGCCGGCGTGGACGCCGCTCGAGGTCCAGTACGCGGACTACGCCCTGTGGCACCGCACGCTGCTGGGCGACCCGGCAGATCCCGAGTCGGTCTCGGCACGTCAGCTCGCCTACTGGCGCGAGACCCTGGCAGGGCTCCCTGGTGAGCTGTCCTTGCCGCAGGACCGTCCGCGTCCTCCGGCACCGTCCGGTGTGGGTGCCTCCGTGCGCTTCGAGATCCCGGCGCAGACGTACGAGCTGGTCCGCGATCTGGCGCGGGAGCGGCGCGCGACTCCGTTCATGGTGGTGCACGCGGCGCTGTCCGTCGCCCTGTCGCGCATCAGCGGGTCGACCGACATCTGCGTCGGCACCGCGGTGGCGGGTCGAGGCAGCGCCGAACTCGATCCTCTGGTCGGCATGCTCGTGAACACCCTGGTGCTGCGCCTGGCGGTCGACGAGGACGCGTCCGTCGTCGATCTCGTCGACGATGCGCGGGGTGTCGCCCTCTCGGCGTTCGCCCACGCGGACGTGCCGTTCGACACCGTGGTCGACACGGTGGCGCCTGCGCGGTCGTCGTCGCTGTTCCGCGTGGCTCTGGCGTACCAGAACACCGAGCGTTCGGAGATCGATCTCGCGGGTCTGCACGTCGAGCAGTTGCAGAACCCGTTCGATCCCGCCCAGTTCGATCTCACGCTGACCATCGAGGACTCGCCTCACCGCGAGCACTCGGACCCGGTGACCGGCATCGTCACCTATGCCACCGATCTGTTCGACGAGGCCACGGCGGCCACCTTCGCCACCGTCTTCTCGTCCGCGCTCGACGCGGTGGTAGCGGATCCGGGCGGTGCCGTCTCCTCGATCGCCCTGGCCTCGGGCCCGTCGACCGACGCCGACGAGCCGGTGGCCGCGGCCGTGCAGACGAGTCGGCCGCAGCCCGTCGACCTGGCCTCGATGATCACCGCGTCCGTCGAGGCGGATCCGGGAGCTCCCGCGTACGCACGGGGCGAGTTCGAGATCAGCTGGGCCGAGATGGACGCCCGGTCCAATCGCATCGCCCGGGTCCTGCTGGCCGAGGGGGGTGGACCCGGCCGACCGGTGACCCCGCTGGTCGAGGCACCCGAGGACAGGATCGCGGCGACCTGGGCCGCGGCGAAGATCGGCGCGACGCTGACGGACGCGGACACCGCGATCCGGGTGACGTCCGACGACCGTTTCACGCAGGGCCCGGTCGGACCGCTGTCCGCGGCGGACGGCATCGTGTCCGCCGGTCCCGGCGATCCGCTCGTCGCCCTGGGCGATGCCACGCTGACGCACGCAGCGCTCGCCTCGTGCATCACCGCGGACAGTCTTCAGGTGACGTACGAATCGCGGGTGGCGGTGGCCGCCGGGGCGCCGCTGGACCTCGAGGTGCTCGCCGTGGTGGTCGCTGCCGCGGCCGGAGCGACGACCGTGAGTCTCGACGCCTCCGACGATCTCGCCGACGCGCTCGCCGACGAGTGGGTCACCCATGTCGTGCTGTCCGAGTCCCAACTCGCGTCGCTCGACACGCAGGGACTGGACGACCTCGAGGTCATCGTCGTGAGCGATGCCGATCAGGCACCCGCGGCAGCGCCGCTGGACGTCACGGTGCTCACCGGGACGGCGCTGCGAGGCTAG
- a CDS encoding wax ester/triacylglycerol synthase domain-containing protein, producing the protein MTSRDALNLYLESPHTSAILIHAFVVDVAAGPGTGLRTHADAVAYARSIVHLDPIFRQRLHRYPGDIHYPFWVDDPDADVDSHVTVTHQQDGDVEIVRRRTVDLSREFFDFTTGPAWQLHFLVDLHGVDGVPDGGTVMIAKFHHSAIDGVSASDLISRMLSPTPAEPRPETAEVPVPGRVRALSRVPADLVRLAAVAVRWSTRSRAGTPPASSTAPTAVPATRFNGDKEPDMSWDLAWFDLDRIRRVKSAYPGTTVNDMLTAIISLALSTYLEERGELPAGSLSISMPMSTRSLTDATTANQLTPMMVDLHTDVPDPAERLRRIHESLVAAKESVARSTERTGPPHPLGALPSVVVPVIGALTRAPSTDPATAPVTTMLSNVSYGRGPLALLGAPVVGCYGVLPAVRGVHLTHSARSVGTSISLSVAANALSLPDIEHYMDVVRHALDLLDPDVDTTRA; encoded by the coding sequence ATGACGTCCCGTGACGCCCTCAACCTCTATCTCGAGTCGCCGCACACGTCGGCGATCCTCATCCACGCCTTCGTGGTCGACGTCGCCGCGGGCCCCGGTACCGGACTACGCACGCACGCCGATGCGGTGGCCTACGCCCGCTCGATCGTGCACCTCGACCCGATCTTCCGGCAGCGGCTCCACCGTTACCCCGGCGACATCCACTACCCCTTCTGGGTGGACGACCCCGACGCGGACGTCGACTCGCACGTCACCGTGACGCACCAGCAGGACGGCGACGTCGAGATCGTGCGCCGCCGGACGGTCGACCTCTCCCGTGAGTTCTTCGACTTCACCACCGGGCCGGCGTGGCAACTGCATTTCCTGGTGGATCTGCACGGCGTCGACGGGGTCCCCGACGGCGGCACGGTGATGATCGCCAAGTTCCACCACAGCGCGATCGACGGTGTGAGTGCCTCCGACCTCATCTCCCGCATGTTGTCCCCCACTCCGGCAGAGCCGCGACCGGAGACCGCCGAGGTTCCGGTTCCCGGTCGAGTGCGGGCACTCTCTCGCGTTCCGGCCGACCTGGTGCGCCTCGCCGCGGTGGCGGTCCGCTGGTCGACGCGGTCTCGTGCCGGGACCCCACCGGCGTCGTCGACCGCGCCGACCGCAGTGCCCGCGACACGGTTCAACGGTGACAAGGAACCGGACATGTCGTGGGACCTGGCCTGGTTCGACCTCGACCGCATCCGGCGCGTCAAGTCCGCGTACCCGGGCACGACGGTCAACGACATGCTGACCGCGATCATCTCGCTCGCCCTCTCGACCTATCTCGAGGAACGAGGCGAGTTGCCCGCGGGCAGTCTCTCGATCTCGATGCCGATGAGCACACGCTCGCTCACCGACGCGACCACCGCGAACCAACTCACGCCGATGATGGTCGACCTGCACACCGACGTGCCGGATCCGGCGGAACGCCTCCGCAGAATCCACGAGTCGCTGGTGGCGGCGAAGGAATCGGTGGCTCGCTCCACCGAGCGCACGGGCCCACCACACCCTCTCGGTGCGTTGCCCTCCGTCGTGGTCCCCGTGATCGGTGCCCTCACGCGGGCGCCGTCGACCGATCCCGCGACCGCGCCGGTGACCACGATGCTCAGCAACGTGAGCTACGGACGCGGGCCACTCGCGCTGCTCGGCGCGCCGGTGGTCGGCTGCTACGGAGTTCTTCCCGCCGTGCGCGGGGTGCATCTCACGCACTCGGCGCGGTCGGTCGGCACGTCGATCTCCCTGTCCGTCGCAGCGAACGCACTGTCCCTGCCGGACATCGAGCACTACATGGACGTCGTCCGACACGCACTCGATCTGCTGGACCCGGACGTCGACACGACTCGGGCCTGA